CCGAAACGTTTACGCAGGTCGATGATCGGGATGACCTTGCCGCGCAGGTTGATCACGCCCTCCACGAAATCCGGGGCCTTGGGCACACGGGTGATGCCCATCATCCGGATAATCTCCTGAACCTTGAGGATCTCCACGCCGAATTCCTCGTCGCCGATATTGAACGTTACCAACTGCAGTAATTCGTTGCCGGCATTATGGATCGTCGTTTCCCGCATTCCGTCTCCCCATTTTTGGTCGGCCAAGGGCAAGTTAATGGATTGTGGCAAAAATTGTCTGCTTATCACATGTGAAAAACGAGTACAGATCGAATTATATCCAATTTCGATCAATTTATTAAAATTGCTGAAGCTCCGGGCCTCGACCATCAAGCCGCTTCCATGAAATGTTTCGCCCAACTCGTGGCCTTGTTTTGAGCTTTCGCGACGGAGTCTCGTTCGATACCCAATCTGTCCAGGATCATCTCGGCCTGAGACCAGCTTCCGCTTTCCGAGGCAAGCGCAAGATCCAGCCAGGTTTGCAGTTCCGGGTCGTCGCCCAGCAGTGCCCGCGCCAGACGAGGTTCCAGGGACAGCTTGCCGATGATGTCCGGCATGGGTTGGGAAAGCAGGGCGTCCAGGGATGAGAAGAGACCGAAGAGAAACATGGAGTCCGGCGGCAACGCGGTGGAGGATTGCGCCTGGCTCAACATCTCCAGGAATCTGGCCCGCTGGAGACAGAAAGAGAGCAGTTCCCTGGAATGGAGGGCGGGGTTCATGTCCGCCAGGATAAGCACGCGCAGCCAAAGCGCGATTCTCCGTTGTCCCAGCATGTTCGCGGCTTGCGTTATGGCCCTGACCTGATAGGGCAGGCCGATTCCGGGCGAGTTGATGTAGCGCAGCAGGCGATAACTCAGCGAGACGTCGGCCTGGATGATCTTCGTGATCTGCGTCATATCCAGGTCAGGAGCGCCAAGCGCTTGCAGCAGGTTGAGCCGGGAAGTCTGGCTGGAAGAAAGATTTTTCCCGGCAACGATCTGCGGACGACTGAAAAAATACCCTTGAAAAAGGGTGAAGCCCAAATCCCGGCACCGATGGAAAACTTCCAGGTTCTCCACTTTTTCGGCGAGCAGCGTACACCGATGCCTGAGCAGCCCGCCCACGACCACGTCCAAATTCCCGGGCTCAACCCCGAGAACATCCACCTTGACGATGTCCGCCAACTCCAACAGGGGCTCGAAGCCCGGCCCGCCGACAAAGTCGTCCAGGGCCAGGGTGTATCCTTCGTCCTTGAGTTGACGACAGATTTCCAGAACTTCCGGATTTGGCCGCACAGTTTCGAGAATTTCCACCACGGCCGTTTCCGCGGGCAAGGCCCGGGGCATGCCCTGGAGGAGCAGGTTCTCGGGGTAGTTGATGAGCACCTTCTGCCTCGGAGTCAGCCACTCCGCGGCCAGACTGAAGCCGTTCACCATCACCTGGGCCGTGGCCACGTCGAGATCCCCGATTTCGGCCGTGCAGCTCCGGGCGCTTTGCCGGAACAACAGCTCATAGCCCCAGACCCGCATTTCCGGGTCGAACACCGGCTGGCGGGCCACGTACATGTCTTCCGTCGCGCTGCCGGGGACCGCATCCTGCTCATGAAGGGTAAGAGACATTCTGATCAAGTCCTTTCGTAGGGGGGTGATGTTTGCGAATCCAAACGTTTCAGGTCCTCTGGGAAAAATCACGCATCGTCCCTGTCCGGCAAACCCAGCGGAAGGGCGATGTGGATCGTGGTCCCGCCGCCGGGTGTTTCGTCCACGGAAATTACCCCCTTCATCAGATTCACCAGACGCTTGACAATGGCCAGCCCCAACCCCGCGCCCTCATAAGGCCGGGCCAGAGAACCATCCGCCTGGGTGAAGGGTTTGAAAAGTACGCTCAACTTTTCCACGGGAATACCGATGCCGGTATCGGCGACTGAAAAAAGGACGCGACACGCTCCCAGCCTTGGTGAAGGCAACCGGGTCAGGCCAATCCGGACGCCTCCTTTGTCCGTGAATTTCAGCGCGTTGCCCGTCAACTGGAAGAGGATTTGGCGGATTCGCATCGGATCACCCAGGAGAAAGGAAGGAGTCGACGGGTCAACGACGCATTCCAGGGCAAGCCTTTTTTCCTGGGCCGCGGGGCCAAACAAATCGGTCAAGAACGCGCACAGTTCCGAAGGTGAAAAGACCTCCTCGCTGACTGTCTCGGCCTCCATTTCGAGCCTGGACAGATCAAGCAGATCGGTGAGCAGCCGGTTCAGCCGGTCGGAGGACTTGAGCGCCATTGAGAGAAGGCGTTGTTGCTGTTCGTCCAGATGCGTGGACTTCAAAACTTGCATCATGCCGATGATCCCGTTCAGCGGGGTGCGCAGTTCGTGGCTCATGTTGCCCAGAAATTCGGACTTGGCCCTGCTCAGGGCTTCAGCCGCCTCCTTGGCTTGGATCAGCTCCTTTTCCTTCCCGTGTTCAACACTGACGTCGCGCATCACGCCTTGGATCATATTTTCGCCGATAAGCTTGGCGCGGACCTGAGCGAAAAATTCCGAGCCGTCTTTGCGCAGGCAACGGTGAACCGCGGTGGTGGTCTTGTGAAGCAGGATTTCCTGAAACAGCATGGTGACATGACGCACTTCCTCGGGATGAACGAGCTGCGTGGGATGCAAGCGTCGCAATTCATCAAGGGTGTAACCGAATATGTCCAGGACGGCTTGGTTGGCTTCCAGAATATGACCTTCCAGGTCATGCAGGAAAATGCCCTCCGAAGAGTTGTCGAACAAGGCACGGAAACGCTCCTCTCTTTGCTGGAGCAGAGCGTCTTCCAGAAGTTTCCTCTCGGTCACGTCACGGGCCAAGCCGTGGATGCGCGTCACACGACCTGACAGAGGGTCAGGGAGCGGGGATGCGATGGCTTGCAGCCAGCGGACATCACCATCTTTGCGGAGGATGCGGAATTCGACCAGGGACTTTTCACCAGCCAGTAGCTGTTCCACCCCCCGCGAGACGATGGGCATATCCTCGGGGTAAACCAGCCTCGACACTCCGCCAGAGGCTTCCAGGTCCAAAGCCGTATAGCCGGTGACACGCTCATGAGAATCGGAGGCCCACTCGATGGTCAGACGGCGCTCCTGATCGACGTGCAGGGAGAAGGCATAGTCCGACGCCTCGGAGACCAGTCGGTAACGTTCCTCGCTCGTTCGCAGCGCCTCCTCCATCCGCTTGTGCTTGCTGATGTCCATGGCCATGCCGATGAGTACGGGGGAGCCCGACGCATCCCTGAGCAACCTGGCCTGATCGCGCAGCCAGCGCCACGTTCCATCCTTGGCCTGTATCCGATATTCCAGGTCGATGGGATGTCCCTGCATGGCGGACTCAATGGCCGCGTCGGCCTTGGCGGCGTCTTCGGGGTGGATGGAGCGGTTCCAAAGCATGGGGTCGCTCATCAGTTCCCCCGCGGTGTAGCCGAAGATGTGCTGCGTATGCGGCGACCAGACCTCGGTTCCCCCGACACCTGGAACAAAGGAATACAGGATTGCCGGGGCCGCCTGGACGAGGCGATCAATCTGCTCGTCCTTCAACTCCAGTTCCCGCTGGGCCGCCTTGCGCAACGCTCGGGCGTTTCCGGCCTCTTCCGCGGCCTGGCGCAGGTCGTGGTCCCGCTCCCAAACCGCGACCTCAAGCCGGTTCAGGTCGCGGAGCAACAGGTCGCGATAACGTACCCAGTCGGTGACGTCCTGAATGATCAGTCGAGCCCGGTCCATGCCGTGACACCCGTCCGCGATCTGCTCGGCATGGATCAGAAGCCGCCGCTCGGTTCCATTCTCGTTGATCACCACGCAGGAGAACGGATGTGGTCGGCCATGTTCGAGAACCTTGGTCAAAAACGCCTTGAAACGCTGGACGTACTCCGGCGCGAGGCACTTCAGGAATACTTCGCGCAGTGTTGTTTTACGGCCCGGAAAGCCGAGTAAGCGGCGCAAGGTCTCGGACCACGTTTCCCGTCCCGTCCCGAAGTTGAAGTCCCATGTGCCGATCCCGGCGACAAGCTGAACTTCGGCCCGGCCCATGGACAAGGCTGTCGACCCGTCCTCCGTGTCGATCTCCATGGCACCTGATCCGTTTTCCGGCGACAGAAAAAAGTTGGCCACCTCCGTCCCCAGGGCTTCCGCCGCCTTGACCAACAGATCAACGGAGGGATATCCGCGGCCTCTCTCGATCAACCCGACGTGCTGCGCCGTCACGCCCAGACGCATGGCCAGTTGCTCTCGATTCATGTTGTTCAGCAGACGAAAGAACCTCAGTCGCTCCCCGACCACGCGTTCCATGGTGTCTCTCTCGTTTTTTATACGAAAAGTTCCTGTGCTATGCTAAAAATGAAGCCCGGAGCAAGAAAATCAGAAATTTTTTCAACGATACTATTTGCAAGCAAACTCCATAAAATTAACTTTATCTGATATATTCTGAATTTTTCAGCGTGATGCTCGCAAAAAAAGCCGCAAAAGCGGCTGTTCTTTTATTACCCGTGCGTTCCAAGGGTGAAGATGAATACGGTCTTCGATCCATCCATTCTCAATCCTTCCACATGGCCCGAATCCTCCTGATTTCTTCCAGGACCGTGAAAAACGCGTCAACCACCTCGGGATCGAACTGGGTCCCCGCTCCGGCGCGGATAATTTCAAGGCAGTCTTCCTCGGGCAGGGCGGGTTTGTAGGGACGTTCGCTGGTCAATGCATCAAAAACGTCCACAACGGACACGATCCGGGCCTGGAGCGGAATGTCCCCGCCCTTGCGCCCAAACGGATATCCCGATCCATCCCATCGTTCATGGTGAAACATGGCCAGAACGCGGGCCAGCCGCAACAGTTCGTTGTCCCCGCCGAACATGACCGACTCCGGGTCGGCGCAAATTTCAATCGCGGATTGCCCCCCGGTCAACGGGCCGAGAATTTCGCAGCCGTAATGGCAATGCCGCTGCATGATCTCCATTTCCTCATCGGTCAGCTTTCCGGGCTTGAGCAGGATGTGATCCGGAATTCCGATCTTCCCCACGTCGTGGAGCGGAGCGCAGTCCCGGAGTTGCTCGCAATCCTGCTCGGACAAGCCCATGGCCCGGGCCAGCAAGGCGCTGATTTCGCCGACACGAACGACATGGTTCCCGGTTTCGTTGTCCTTGTATTCCGCGGCGCGACTGAGCCGCTGCATCACCTGACGGCGGGTTTTCTCCAGCTCGGCGGTTCGTTCGCGAACCAAGGCCTCCAGGTTTTCCTTGTACTCCCTGTTCTCCCTGATCAAGCGCGCCCGCTCCAGCACCTTGCGCAAGGTGTGCTCCAGAACCTCCATCCTGTGCACCGGCTTGGTGATGAAGTCCCAGGCGCCGAGACGCATGGCCCGCAAGGCGTCTTCCACCACCCCGACACCGGAAAGCACGACCAACGGGAGTTCCGGAACCTCTTCCACGGCATGCCGGATAAAGGCATATCCGTCCATGACCGGCATGTTCAGATCCACGACCACGGCTTCGAGGCGTCGACCCTCGCGCCGGAGCGTCTCAAGCCCTTGCAGGCCGTTTTCCGCCGAGAGGGTCTCGTAGTCCATGTCTTCCAAATAGGCGCTCAGCGCCCGGCGCAGTCCGTCCTCATCGTCAATGATCAAAATGGCCATCAGTCATTTTCCCCCGACAACAAATCGCGTATGCGCGCCAAAATTCGATTCATTTTCGTGGGCTTGAGAAACACGTCCCGGTCCGAAACGCCCACGCTTCTCAGTTCATCCAGAAGCACGCGATCCGCCGTTCCGGTGTGCACAAGGCATCGACGGCACAGGCCGGTCTTCAAGGCGGACCGGATGAAGGTCGCCCCGTTCATGCCCGGCAGACGCAGATCCACGATGCAGACGTCGGCTGGGTCGCGTCGAAGCATTTCCAGTGCTTTCTCACCGGACTCCACCGCGGTGACCCGGAACTCATCATAATCGTCCAGAAACAAGAGAAGCTGAGCCCTGATCCGTTCTTCATCCTCTACGATGCACAAGCGAGGCAGTGTCCTGTTCACGAGATCGTCTCCTTGTTCGCCGAGGGTAAATCGATAATGAAACAGGCCCCTGCGTTGGGCTTTGATTTCAACCGCATTTTGCCTTTATGGCTTTGGGTGATGATGAAATACGAGACCGAGAGGCCCAGTCCCGTGCCCTGCCCCGGAGCCTTGGTCGTGAAAAAAGGTTCGAAGATTCTGGCCTGAACCTCGGCGGGAATACCGGGTCCGTTATCCTCCACCTCGATACGCACGCCGTCGGGCAAAGCCAGGACGCGGACTTTTATGCGCGGGTCCAGCACCGGAGGCACGGCTCCCGCCATGGCCTGGGCCGCATTGCGCAGCAAATTCAGGACAACCTGCTCGATTTCCGTTTCCGTACAGTTGAAAGGCGGCAGGTTGTCGTCAACGCTCAGTTCGATGGCGATTTTTCTGAAATCATATTCTTTTTTCAGGTCATAGTCGCTTTGCGCCAGGGCCAGTGCATTTTTCACGATTCGCCCCGGATCGCACACGGCGCGCTTGGATTCGCTGCGGCGCGTAAAGTCGAGCATATGCCGGATGATCACCGCGGCCCGCATGGCCGCGGATTGGATGTCCTCGATGAAGACGTCCAGCTTGCGACGACGCATGTATTCGGTCAGTAATTCAAGGTCCAGACCGATG
The sequence above is drawn from the Desulfonatronum thiodismutans genome and encodes:
- a CDS encoding EAL and HDOD domain-containing protein codes for the protein MSLTLHEQDAVPGSATEDMYVARQPVFDPEMRVWGYELLFRQSARSCTAEIGDLDVATAQVMVNGFSLAAEWLTPRQKVLINYPENLLLQGMPRALPAETAVVEILETVRPNPEVLEICRQLKDEGYTLALDDFVGGPGFEPLLELADIVKVDVLGVEPGNLDVVVGGLLRHRCTLLAEKVENLEVFHRCRDLGFTLFQGYFFSRPQIVAGKNLSSSQTSRLNLLQALGAPDLDMTQITKIIQADVSLSYRLLRYINSPGIGLPYQVRAITQAANMLGQRRIALWLRVLILADMNPALHSRELLSFCLQRARFLEMLSQAQSSTALPPDSMFLFGLFSSLDALLSQPMPDIIGKLSLEPRLARALLGDDPELQTWLDLALASESGSWSQAEMILDRLGIERDSVAKAQNKATSWAKHFMEAA
- a CDS encoding PAS domain S-box protein; this encodes MERVVGERLRFFRLLNNMNREQLAMRLGVTAQHVGLIERGRGYPSVDLLVKAAEALGTEVANFFLSPENGSGAMEIDTEDGSTALSMGRAEVQLVAGIGTWDFNFGTGRETWSETLRRLLGFPGRKTTLREVFLKCLAPEYVQRFKAFLTKVLEHGRPHPFSCVVINENGTERRLLIHAEQIADGCHGMDRARLIIQDVTDWVRYRDLLLRDLNRLEVAVWERDHDLRQAAEEAGNARALRKAAQRELELKDEQIDRLVQAAPAILYSFVPGVGGTEVWSPHTQHIFGYTAGELMSDPMLWNRSIHPEDAAKADAAIESAMQGHPIDLEYRIQAKDGTWRWLRDQARLLRDASGSPVLIGMAMDISKHKRMEEALRTSEERYRLVSEASDYAFSLHVDQERRLTIEWASDSHERVTGYTALDLEASGGVSRLVYPEDMPIVSRGVEQLLAGEKSLVEFRILRKDGDVRWLQAIASPLPDPLSGRVTRIHGLARDVTERKLLEDALLQQREERFRALFDNSSEGIFLHDLEGHILEANQAVLDIFGYTLDELRRLHPTQLVHPEEVRHVTMLFQEILLHKTTTAVHRCLRKDGSEFFAQVRAKLIGENMIQGVMRDVSVEHGKEKELIQAKEAAEALSRAKSEFLGNMSHELRTPLNGIIGMMQVLKSTHLDEQQQRLLSMALKSSDRLNRLLTDLLDLSRLEMEAETVSEEVFSPSELCAFLTDLFGPAAQEKRLALECVVDPSTPSFLLGDPMRIRQILFQLTGNALKFTDKGGVRIGLTRLPSPRLGACRVLFSVADTGIGIPVEKLSVLFKPFTQADGSLARPYEGAGLGLAIVKRLVNLMKGVISVDETPGGGTTIHIALPLGLPDRDDA
- a CDS encoding HD domain-containing phosphohydrolase; protein product: MAILIIDDEDGLRRALSAYLEDMDYETLSAENGLQGLETLRREGRRLEAVVVDLNMPVMDGYAFIRHAVEEVPELPLVVLSGVGVVEDALRAMRLGAWDFITKPVHRMEVLEHTLRKVLERARLIRENREYKENLEALVRERTAELEKTRRQVMQRLSRAAEYKDNETGNHVVRVGEISALLARAMGLSEQDCEQLRDCAPLHDVGKIGIPDHILLKPGKLTDEEMEIMQRHCHYGCEILGPLTGGQSAIEICADPESVMFGGDNELLRLARVLAMFHHERWDGSGYPFGRKGGDIPLQARIVSVVDVFDALTSERPYKPALPEEDCLEIIRAGAGTQFDPEVVDAFFTVLEEIRRIRAMWKD
- a CDS encoding response regulator, whose product is MNRTLPRLCIVEDEERIRAQLLLFLDDYDEFRVTAVESGEKALEMLRRDPADVCIVDLRLPGMNGATFIRSALKTGLCRRCLVHTGTADRVLLDELRSVGVSDRDVFLKPTKMNRILARIRDLLSGEND